A portion of the Vicinamibacterales bacterium genome contains these proteins:
- the aroE gene encoding shikimate dehydrogenase codes for MSTPQLCVTVTGSTTAELRARRNAAAQVADLVELRLDGVRDADVSGALEGRTVPVLVTCRPVREGGAFDGAEEERLGLLRQAQQQGAEYVDVEFQADHREFVAARDGRGVVLSMHDFAGVPRGLAGLYRAMRATGAEVVKLAVTARSLCDNLPLVELGRDTNDGVKAALVAMGTPGWPSRILAPHFGSCWSYAGEGVAPGQMAPGRLLSEFRFRAITPRTRVFAIVGRPIAHSVSPAMHNAAFEATGIDAVFVPLEASSADDFERFARAIGVAGASVTVPFKVDLMSCAAEVDTVSLQTGALNTLKADGLRWVGRNADVSGFLAPLVASGIRLGETRVSILGAGGAARAAVRALADAGARVTVWGRTREHVERVAALAVGTTGRLGLPEPSEWDLLVNATPIGMHPNVTQTPLAASRLARGRVVYDLVYNPAETRLLREAAAAGCRTIGGLEMLVSQACVQFEWWTGVAAPRHVMQAAAVARLNQMAGIA; via the coding sequence ATGAGCACTCCACAGCTTTGTGTGACGGTGACCGGCTCGACCACGGCCGAGTTGCGCGCGAGACGAAATGCCGCGGCACAGGTGGCGGACCTCGTGGAGCTTCGTCTCGACGGCGTGCGGGACGCCGATGTGAGCGGGGCTCTCGAAGGTCGAACGGTGCCGGTGCTCGTCACCTGCCGCCCCGTCCGCGAGGGGGGCGCGTTCGACGGCGCTGAAGAGGAGCGACTCGGCCTGCTTCGTCAGGCTCAGCAACAGGGCGCGGAGTACGTCGACGTCGAGTTCCAGGCCGATCACCGCGAGTTCGTGGCGGCGAGGGACGGCCGCGGCGTGGTGTTGTCAATGCACGATTTCGCCGGCGTGCCGCGCGGTCTGGCGGGGCTCTATCGAGCGATGCGAGCGACTGGAGCCGAGGTCGTGAAGCTCGCCGTGACGGCCAGATCGCTCTGCGACAACCTGCCGCTCGTGGAACTCGGGCGGGATACGAACGACGGCGTGAAGGCCGCGTTGGTGGCGATGGGCACGCCGGGATGGCCGAGCCGGATCCTGGCGCCGCACTTCGGATCGTGCTGGAGTTACGCGGGCGAGGGGGTCGCGCCGGGGCAGATGGCTCCCGGACGCCTGCTGTCCGAGTTCCGGTTTCGAGCCATCACACCTCGCACCCGCGTGTTCGCGATCGTCGGACGCCCGATCGCACATTCGGTGTCCCCGGCGATGCACAACGCCGCGTTCGAGGCGACCGGGATCGACGCCGTCTTCGTGCCGCTCGAAGCGAGTTCGGCGGACGACTTCGAGCGGTTCGCGCGGGCGATTGGTGTGGCGGGAGCGAGCGTGACGGTGCCCTTCAAGGTGGATCTGATGTCCTGTGCCGCCGAGGTGGACACGGTGAGCCTTCAGACCGGCGCCCTGAACACGCTCAAGGCCGATGGGTTGCGGTGGGTGGGTCGCAACGCCGATGTGTCGGGGTTCCTCGCGCCGCTCGTTGCGTCGGGTATCCGGCTCGGTGAGACGCGGGTGTCGATCCTCGGCGCCGGCGGCGCCGCACGCGCGGCTGTCCGGGCGCTGGCGGATGCCGGGGCGCGCGTGACCGTGTGGGGCCGTACGCGCGAACACGTCGAGCGAGTCGCAGCGCTGGCCGTCGGGACGACGGGACGGCTCGGTCTGCCGGAGCCAAGCGAGTGGGACCTTCTTGTCAATGCGACACCGATCGGCATGCATCCCAACGTGACACAGACGCCGCTCGCTGCATCGCGGCTGGCCCGCGGCCGGGTCGTGTACGACCTCGTCTACAACCCGGCTGAGACGCGGCTGCTCCGAGAGGCAGCCGCCGCGGGCTGCCGGACAATCGGCGGTCTCGAGATGCTCGTTTCGCAGGCGTGCGTGCAGTTCGAATGGTGGACCGGCGTGGCGGCGCCACGCCACGTGATGCAGGCGGCCGCAGTGGCGCGCCTGAACCAGATGGCAGGTATCGCATGA